The following are encoded together in the Anopheles nili chromosome 3, idAnoNiliSN_F5_01, whole genome shotgun sequence genome:
- the LOC128722859 gene encoding trypsin 3A1-like — protein sequence MQWVVFVVCCLAVAIPRVRAETAVDEERSPRLIGGTNAPWGQFPSAVSINTTYNLHCGGSVVDRQHVLTAAQCVFNANQRLIDPYWITVRAGDIALAPVGARRQTRRVSHIFVHPQFNIRTLEHDVAVLRVDRPFDLPSNTINVANRTRRIVPNGAACQFAGWGASTNAVTAPVNVLQRFLPMTVNDRNTCNQGTMHAGRVLESHLCAGNTAASNNAAPCFGNAGTGLYCERALVGLLSFGINCGLANNPPVFTQVRFYNRWIEQQFNQTQSLQPGWTPAVL from the exons ATGCAGTGGGTAGTGTTTGTCGTTTGTTGCTTGGCTGTTG CCATTCCTCGCGTTCGAGCGGAAACCGCAGTTGATGAAGAGAGATCACCTCGATTGATCGGTGGAACGAACGCACCATGGGGCCAGTTCCCGTCGGCGGTGTCGATCAACACCACGTACAATCTGCACTGCGGCGGCTCGGTTGTTGACCGGCAGCATGTCCTTACGGCAGCCCAGTGCGTGTTCAACGCGAATCAGCGACTGATCGATCCGTACTGGATCACCGTTCGAGCTGGTGATATTGCGCTTGCACCGGTAGGAGCTCGCAGGCAAACACGCCGTGTTTCGCACATCTTTGTGCATCCGCAGTTTAACATCCGCACGCTCGAGCACGACGTTGCTGTACTGCGAGTAGACCGTCCGTTTGATCTGCCTTCGAACACGATCAACGTAGCCAACAGGACGCGCCGGATTGTCCCGAATGGTGCCGCCTGTCAGTTCGCAGGCTGGGGTGCCTCAACGAATGCGGTGACTGCACCGGTGAATGTGTTGCAGCGCTTCTTGCCGATGACGGTGAACGATCGGAATACGTGCAATCAGGGCACGATGCACGCCGGACGCGTCCTTGAGAGTCACTTGTGCGCGGGTAACACGGCTGCATCGAACAACGCTGCACCGTGCTTTGGAAATGCCGGCACCGGGTTGTACTGCGAGCGAGCACTTGTCGGGTTGCTGTCGTTTGGCATCAACTGTGGGTTGGCCAACAACCCACCGGTGTTCACGCAGGTGCGCTTCTATAATAGATGGATCGAGCAGCAGTTCAACCAGACGCAGAGTCTGCAACCGGGTTGGACACCGGCCGTTTTGTAA